The window CTCCTGGGCTATTGACCTGCGGAAACTGAGAGGTAAGAAATGCTTGCTGCTGTCAGGTGTGGTTGTGCACACTTGTAATCGTAGCTACACGGGAAGCtgggcagaaggattgcaagcaccaggccagcctctgcaacttcgCAAAACTCTGACTCTGAAaaacatcaatcaatcaataaataaaaggggctagaggtgtggctcagaggtagagcatccctgagctcaaccccaagtaccacaaaaaaaaaaaaaaaaaaaaaaggaaagaaatgcttGTGCACTTTGCAGCCTGTCTTGGGATCATTTCTTAAGCAGCCACAGATAACTGACATGCTGGCCTCTTCCACCGCTAGCTACAGCACAGCACAGGGCCATTTGCTGAGCAAAAAGGTAGACATGTGGTAATCCTGGACTTGCCACCCACTCAGCTATTTGTCCCATTTTCTGCCTCCCTCTGAGTCCCTGATCTGGCCTGCTGGAGCCAGGTGATGGTCTTGGTCTGGCTGGCACAGGAGTTCCAGGTCCCCCCTTGCAGGTCTGATAGGTGGAACTGCCCAGGGCTTTCTCCAGGTGGCCTCCCCAAGTGGCCCTCCCACAAACCCTGCCCAACCCATGCCCCCAGTACAATGGGTCTCCTGGCTGAACCTCTTTGGACAGAGTGGTTCCTGCTGCCCATGACCTGCTCTGCCTGGGATATCAGGGTTGGGATATTTAGGGCATCCTGGGGAGAGCCATCATGTGGACCCTGAGAAGGATGGGCACCTGCCCTACTCTGGAGCACCAGGCCCACTTGCAGAGCATGGGCAGCAGTCTCCTTGACCTCCACAGTCCCTGCACTCCCTACCTACTGCTTCACTGCTTCCCACACTGAGATTTGGCTTGTCTCCTGTTCCTGGTTACAGAGACGGGGTGCAGCTCAGCAGAAAAGTGCCTTCCTAGCacacatggggccctgggttccatcctcagcgccacacagaaaaaaacacagaacaacaacaaaagatacaGGAGGCCACTGTTTAGGACCAAGCTGCTGAACTGGGCCCCAAGAAACCAGTCTGAACACCAAAAGGAGGCCACTCATTGAAAGTTCCACATCACCAGCCTAAAACCCAGCTGTTCCTGACCTTCCCAGAGTCAGGATCAGAGATTCAGCCACATTCCCAAGCAGGCCAGCTCTTACGGATGACAAAGCTCACCCCACACAAACATGGAACCCATGTGAACCCAGCAGGCCTGTCCCCCTTGCTGTCTCCCATGCTGCCCTGCAAGGACAGTAACCTCACAATGACCCATCTGTTTCTGCTTCCCTCAGACCTTTCCTTTCTATGAGACCAGCCTCTCCTGTTCAGCCTCTTGGCACATGAATTCTGGCTTACAGAATGAAGTGTTGCCCAGTTCTGATActgaaaataaagccaattaaggTCTGTAAAACTAAATTCCTGACAGGTGCGGTGCCGCTTGCCTATaatccggaggctgaggcaggaagatcgcaagttctcAACCAGCCtaggcaaattagcaagaccctaagcaacttagtgagaacttgtctcaaaaaaaaaaaaaaaaatcagaaaggggactagggctgtagttcagtagtaaaagcacccctgggttcaaccaggggtgcaaataaataaataaaatcaagttctTGTAAGTTCGTCCTCTGCCACTTGCCAGACTTAATTCCCGTGCTGGCACTGGAGTGGCCCTTGGGCACTGACAGCTACCAGTTGTCAGCTGGTCCCAGGTTCTCCCTGTCCTGAGGCCTGAGACTGGGGACCCCGTCTCCCCAGCCATTCCAGCACCTGTCTTAAGACGTGCCTATCCCTGGGTTCCCATTCCCTGAACAGCTGTGTCAGCAGCAAGTGGTGGCTTGAGGTTGAAATGAGGGAAAACCCGGACAGACCTGCAGTTCGGCTGCACCTATCACGGATCTCAGAGCAGTACTCTCCACCAGCTGTGCAGACGCCCCTCTGACTGGTGGGTCCCAATGGCAACACTGCCCAAGAGGTTTCTCAGGAACTTGGAGGCTACTTTTGTCTATCCCAAACCTCTTGAAACCATGGACCCTTCACGTGGGCCTTGGTGGCCTTCTGACATCAGAGGGCCCAAACTCCAAGCAGCCATGTACCACGTTCTGAACATGTGTCCTGTGGGAGCCAGGAAGTTTGATTATGCACATGCAGACCACCAATGGCCACTCTCCCTTACTGCCCACCACTCTTCCCTGTGGCCCAGATCACCCTGCGTCTTTATCCCATATATGCCCTTAGACCCTGTCCTTGGGAAGGTGGATTTGAAGCCTGTTCTTGGTCTCCTCCTGGCTGCCAGGTAAACAATTGTGTTCCTGGTGAGGGCATGCTCTCAGCAGGCAGAACTGGCCTGACCAGGGGACAGCGCCTGCCCTTGCTGAAGGCGGAGGGTGGGAAGCTCTGTCTCTGCTGCTCCAGACGACACACCCACCTTGTTTAACTCAGGTGTCACATGCACCAGCAGCAAAGGGATGACTGGCTTGGTCTCCAGAGGCCTAGCGGGCAACACGGCCACTTCATGCAAGGCtggaagaaagaaacaacttGGGTGGTTCCCTGAGTCAGCATGAAGTTCAGGTGCGCAGTCCGTGGACTCCTCCCTCTTCAGCCCAGCCTGGTGAAGCACGTTTCCAAGCCACAGAGGACCTGGCTCTCGGAGCCTGGCCCAGCAggatccctcctcccttcctgatCCAGTGGCTCCTTCTTGCTCTGCAAAATGGAACTGTGCCGGACACACCCACCTGTTGACTCTGCTCACCCTACACAGATGGAAAGTGCTGAGGCCATGCTGGTTGGGGAtatgaagagaaagggagagaatccCAAGTGGGTGGACAGTATCTGCCATGGGCAGGGGGGCAATCAGTGCTTCTGCCCACTCCAGAGGTTTCTCATTCTGTTTCTGGAACACAACGTAGGCAAAATGGGGAAATGCAAAGGTAGGGGGTGGATCAGCTGCCCTCTGCCCAGCCTAGAACCCTGTGCCTGATGGTGCAAACCTGCCCCTATTCTGGGGATGTTTTTTgggaggatggaacccagggctttgcacatgctaggcaagtgctctaccactgagctatacccccagccctctattttttattaatttgagttagAGTCTTGCTGATTTGCCGAAGCTGGCCTTCGACTTGTGACActtctgcctccgcctcctgagtagctgggcgGACAGGCACTACTGGGCCTGGCTTGTGCAGGCACTTCTCTGTGTCTCCACCATCTTCCACCCAAGGGTGCCAGCACAGTGGtggatgtgtttgttttgttttgttttttgagtgtAGGGTTTTTCAGGTAAAATGTACACATGATAAAATGCACAGTTGGAAGAATGTTAACAACTACCCCCTAGTAACCCCAACCCcagagagacagagcacagaacaactcCAGCTTGTCTGGGCTCATCTGGTCTGCAACTCAGCGGGCCTGGGGGAGATCATGGAAGGGACACTTAACAAGTTCTGGGTGGGGGTAGGGGTAATGCTGCTGGTCGGGTGGGGAACATTCCATCACCCCATAAAGTTTCTTCAGAGTCCTTTGTTTTGAGGGCCCCAGCTAAACTGGGGCTCCAGGGCCACCGAATGGGAGCCAGTGTGGGTGAGCAGTGTGGCAATGACAGGTTCTTCTTTCACTCCGCAGAGGCCTAATGCCCTTGCCCTGCGCAAGGGAAACCTGTTCACACCAGTGGATGCCCTGGGTCCTCCTCCGACCTGCATCTGATTTATGCTGCTTCACTGATGCCTGTGGTGCTGTGAGCCGGGCCGGGGCAGCCTCTGCTTTTTTCCCATAGAAAGCGTGTTCAGTACACCCCACAGGAAACAAGCTTGCAGGGGTACTTGGCCGGGAGGAGGGGCGCATCTGAGGGTGGCTGGGGAGCGATGCACTGATCGCACCACTGCGTGCAGGAGGCTGCAAACCTGGGCAGGGTTCAAAGGGGCAGGCTCTGGGCCTCGGGGTGGTCGCCCTCTGATACACGTGGTGCTTTAAGGGGCGAAGCTGGGTGAAGTGGAGCCCCTGGGTCCCAGCACgcgagaggctgaggaaggaggtcGCTAGAGCCCAGCAGTTCTAGGTCAGCTTGGGCGACACGGCGAAGCTCCTCGCTGAGAAAGGGGGGGGCGGCGACTGCACACGGCCCCACGGAGCTACGGGCCCAGATCCGCCCGCAACCTCGGCGACACCAGGCTCGCTGCGCCGCGCCGCTCCGGGATCGGGcaggctgggggcggggcggAGCGGGGCGGGGCTTCTCCCCGGGGCGGGGCTTCTCGGGGGCGGGGAGACGCCTCCGATTGGCCGGAGCGCGCGGAGCATTGTGGGCCGCCGCGCTCCCTGCGTTGTCGACCCCGTCCGCGCCTCGCCATGTCGGGTTCTCCGGTGAAGCGCCAGAGGATGGAGTCCGCACTGGACCAGCTGAAGCAGTTCACCACCGTGGTGGCCGACACGGGCGACTTCCACGGTGAGCGGCACGAGGCGGGCCGCGCAGTGCACGGCCCTTTGCCGACTGCGGCGGCCCCAGTTCCGGGACGCGGACACGGATGGTGGTTCCCGGGGCGGGGCCTAGCGGACCCCCGGGCGGAGGTCAGGGACTGGGTCAGGGGTCGGGCAAGAGGGAGCTAGGGATCAGGCTCGGGGCCAGGGGTCGGGCAAGAGGGGGCGAGGGATCAGGCTCGGGGCCAGGGGTCGGGCAAGAGGGGGCGAGGGATCAGGCTCGGGGTCAGGGGTCGGGCAGGGGGTGCTAGGGATCAGGCTCAGGGTCAGGGGTCAGGCAAGGGGTTCTAGGGATCAGGGCGGGAGGACTGGGGTGGCAGAAGAGCAGAGCTGGGGTCAGTGGCAGATTCTGGGACGGAGGTCAGGGAAGAGGGGGCTAGGGGTTAGGGAAGAGCAGGGCCTGGGAGTCCCGCAAGAGGAGCCTAGGGATCAAGGTTGAGGGTCTGGCACAGGACAGGGGTCTGGGAAGAGTGGGATGGGGTCAGGAGTGGAGTGTCAAGGAAGAGCAGGCTGGGGGTCAGGGAAGATCCTGCGTGAACTCTGGGTTCAAGGATTGGTCTTCTCCAGCCTCCAGATGGAGGTTGGACTGCAGCCCTCCCTCAGGAGCGGGGTCGCAGGACCCCACACCAGTCTGGGAACATCTAGGACACAAGCCCCTTGTGAAATGTCATTGGGTGGGgagttttcccagcactgacCCCAGGCATTCAGCCTTTGATAGTGCAGGCATAGCTGCTTGACCTGGTGCTGTGGGCAAGTCCAGGACCACTGGCTGGACACCCACTTTCATCCTTGTTGCACTCTCCTTCCTGTGTGTAGCTGGTGACCTGTGACAGGTGCTGAGCCTAGATGGGCATCCTCCCCAGCTGAGCTGGGTGGGTCAGACCCATGCACTGACCAAAGCAAAGGATTGTCCTGTTGTGAGAGTTGAGCTTTTCTAGGCTTGGAGAGAACTTGGAAGGGTTGGACAGTCATCTTAGCTCTGAGTCCTGCAGTGTAGTGCAGGCAAGCCTTGCTTTGTGTTCACTGTAAACAGTAAGGCTCTGAGGACAACCATGAAACGCTCCACTGATGTGAGCACCCAATACCAAGAGCACCTTCCTCTTTTCTGCTTTCTCATGGTGACTTGAGAAACAGGCTTTAATTCCTCTTGTTAACTGAGTAAGCGCATTGTTTATCTAGCCAAGCCTTGGAGAGTGATTAGGCATATCTGGCTGCTTAAATATAAAGCATGGACTTAGTGACTAGGTTGGGGTCTGGCAGCATACACCAAATTCATCTGACAAGAGTTCTGTGCTTTGTCAGAGGATTTCAGGAGATCCACTGGAGCTGTGAGCTTCCCCTTGCCTGCCTGTATAGCCCAGGTCTGTTAGGAGAGTGCCTTCAGGGaagttggtagagtgtgtgcgTTTGCCTCACatccacaaggccctgggttcaatccccagcacaggggaaaaaaaaaaaaaaaaaaaggagtgccTTCAAAGTGGTTGCACCTGTTGCTGCTCTTCCACTCTTCCCCTTCCTAGCACTGAGAATAATTTGCAACATTTGCTGGATGGACAAAGCCCTTGCCTGCAGTACTTCCTGCTCTCCCTCCAGGTAGAGCAGAGATTTCCCTAAGGCATTACCAGGAGGGACCTGGGGAGAGTTGTTATTTTTAGAAATCTCTAAACCAAGTGCTATCTTTTATAAATGAGTGAgtattaacaattttatttaaacattcatTCGTTAATAGTATAGATTCACAAATGTGTAATTGTAAATACAGCGGCAGGTTTAAGATCAGTATTTTATGAGTGAAGAAGGTTTTGGCTCCTCAGGGCACAGACTTCTGAATGCAATGAAAGCTGCTGTCTTTTCCAGTCATGTCAGCCTGAGGGTCCCTAGGCCCTGAAACCCAACTGTTGACCTCCATGAGTCTTGGTTTGTTTGCAAACCCTGGGATCAAGCCAGGTATCACATGTGGTAAGCATGCATTGTCACTGAGCTCCATCCAtgagttttattgtttgtttcgtttgttttttctttttggtcccaaggattgaacccatgtccctagccctttttattttttattatgagataggttctaagttgcttagggcctcaaaaggctggctttgaacttgtgatcctcctacctttgcctctccagccactgggattgcaggcgtgcgcCAGCACGTCTGGATTTGTTGTTggcttgcagtgctggggattgaaccaaggggcctCCTACATgtggcaggtgctctaccactgagctacacacaacttgtttatttcaaaacagtCTCAAACataagtcgctgaggctgactttgaacttgtgatcctcttgcaatagctttcctatgtggttgggattacaggtatgcaccctCTTGCCTAGCCTCGGTTTTGTGTTCAGTCGGGGTGAAAGCAGTCACTGAAAGCTGACTGTATTGAGGGGTGATTTTTCTACAGTGAAATGCTCCATTAGGAGCACTGCTGAGTGACATTCTGGGACACCTGAGCCCCCATGATGCCAGAGCACACTTTCCTAACtccttattttgaaattatactcAACAGAGTTGCAAATAAGCCCTGAGAGCCCAGTaacccttcccttccccctgTTCCTGCAGTGGTGTGAAGCATGCCACGTGCAGGTCTGGCTCAGTGCTCCCTGTTTGCAGTCTGCACTGGAGGTGTTTCTGCCCTGGTTTCATGACATTTAGGTTCGTGTAGCCACCACAGTAGTCAGGACAGAAACTGTCCTGTTCCCAGAGATCCCCTGATAGTTCTTAATCGTTCTCCATCTCTATAGTTTTGTCAAAGGACACTTTGAAAATACTTCTGTGTCAAATAAACATGCAGAACCAGCATGTCTCCAGCACAGATGGCCGTGTGTGCTCATTCCATTCAGATAGTGGATCTGCAGGAACCCCAGGTTAAGCCTCATTGGCTTCTGAATTCCTGAGAAAGATTTAATGTGTTGAGAGACTGTTGCAGTTGAGCACCCAGGATCTGTTCTGGTCATTGGCTTGGACCAGTGGCTGCAGGGCAGCAAGACACACACTTTCCCCTGGGTGTGAAGCCAGTTGTTGCAGGGCATGCATGCTCTCATGAGCTGGTTGTTGGCTCCTGACTGATCACTGTAGACAGTCTCCAAGGTGAGAAGCTGTGAGGGCATTTGTCCCCACGTCTTGCCTGGGACCCAGACCACCCTGGGGGCCCCCACTGAGGTTTCAGCTCCATTTACTTCCctgcttttgaaaattatttccctAGCCCATTGATGAGTACAAGCCCCAGGATGCCACTACCAACCCATCCCTGATCTTGGCCGCAGCGCAGATGCCTGCCTACCAAGAGCTGGTGGAGGAGGCCATCGCTTATGGCAAGAAGTTGGGGGCGGGTAAGTGCTGGGGCCCAGCAGGGCCCAGTGTCTCCATGGCCTGGCATCCCTCCTGAGCTGTCCTGTTCCTGGAGTGTGCTCCTCATGGCATGAACTCCACCTGTTTGAAAGGTGCAGGTGGGAGTGGCGCCATTCTGGACACCCCTAGGGtccctccccctgcctctgcAGCAGGACTTTGTGTCTCAACTCTGCGTCTCTGGCAACTGCTCGTCTGCTGCCTTCTGGCcatcatttcatcattttaacaGCACAATTCAGTGAATTTCGGCAACCGTGTGCACTGGTGTCTGTTACCACCCTGGTGTTAAGAGAGCACCTTCaagctgggctgtggctcagtggcagagcgcttgcctagcatgtgtgaggccctgggttcaatccttagtaccacataaactaaacaataaaataaaggtgttctATTCATCTAcaaatacaaagattttttttaaaaaaaaaagtaccttctCCAGGTAACCACAACCTACCCTTGATCTCCACGGGTTTGCATTTTCTAGACATTGGACAGGTATGACTCTTCCTGAGGCTCTGCTAGGTACAGTGGCCTGCAGGTGCTCCCCCATGCCTCCTGGGACAGTACTCTACACtgactgccccccaccccccacagctACTCCCTGTTTCCCTTCTCTCATGGTGCTCCCCGCAGTGGGGTGGCCAGCTGGGTTCTACTCCCGAGTCCAGGTGGCCCATGCGCTCTTTTGTGTCACTGGCTTAAGACCTCTTTGTGTGCAGTGGGCAGCAAGGACGATCACCCTTGTCACCTTGGAACAGCACCTGCCTCTACCTGTTGTCTGCCCAGGCATCTCAGAGAGTAAAAAGATCACTTTTCAGAGACAGGTCTTACTGAGGGTCAGTCACATGGCAGTCCACCCTGAGCACCTGCCAGAGGTAGGTGAGACAGGACGGACACTGTGAAGGCCACGGCCAAGGCGCAGGTGGCCAGCACTGGTGGTTCCTTTCCCAGGTCTCCCTCTCCTCTATCCCCTTCTTATCCCCGTAGTTTTGCCTCTTCCAGATTATCACCTGAGTAgatattttatgtggtgctgaggattgaacccagtgcctcacacgctaggcacgtgctctaccactgagctgcaaccccagcccctgatgttttttttttttttttttttttctggtgctggggatcgaacccagagccttgtgcttgcaaggcaagcactctagcaactgagctatctccccagccccgatgttctttttgacatataataattaCATAGGTTTATGGGGTACAGGATGATaatttatgtatacatgtgtatggTCAAATCAGGgtgattatttttctatctccttaaacatttgtcatttctttgagTGAAAAGGTAAGTTTTTACACATGACAGAAGATAGAAGGATTCAGTTTGAGATGAGAAAGCTGTGGAGACGGACGTGGAGATGCTGCACAGCAGGGCAAGTGTGTTAGTATCACCGAGCTGTGCATTTAAAATGGCAGATTTTATGGTATAGGTATTTTACCACAGTGAAATGTTTTTAGAGGAGAAGGGAATGGagggagctgggtatggtggccatgcctgtgatcccagcagctgggcaggccagggcagaaggatggcaagtttgagaccagcctcagcaacttagcaggaccctgtctcagaatcacaagggctggggtgtggcccagtggtagggcacctccaggttccatccccaggtcCAGAAACCAACCAGACAGATAAGAGGGAGGAAACCGGCCTAGGACATGCAGCATCTGTCCTGGGGGTGCCAGTGCCTCACAGCTTCTAACTCAGCTCTTTGCCTCTGAATTTTAGGCCACAAGAAGACCAGATTAAAAATGCTGTTGATAAACTTTTCGTGTTGTTTGGAGCAGAAATATTGAAGAAGATTCCAGGCCGTGGTGTCCACAGAAGTAGATGCCAGGTGGGAATGCTTGGGGAGGCAGCCCAGTGGCTGATCCTGTCTGTGGCCTCTGATGGGAGGCCTGCTCCTCTGCGGTGACTGATGTCCGGGTGTTGGCTGCCTCTTGTGAATAGAGCAGCCCGTGGCCCAAGACAGAGTCACATTGTTCCCTGAGCCTCACTGTGCACTCGTTGCTGACTCAGGACACCTGCTGCCAACTTGATATTCCTGGTGGGTTGCCCCGCGTGATCTGAGGGGCATGGCGGTCCCCCTGCCCTCACAGGCTCTCCTTTGATAGGATGCAATGGTGGCCCGAGCCAGGCGCCTCATTGAGCTTTACAAGGAAGCTGGGAGTCAGCAAGGAGAGAATTCTTATCAAGCTGTCATCAACCTGGGAGGGAATTCAGGCTGGAAGGTAAGTGTCCCCTGCCAGGAGGGATCTGTGCAGGCCTGCCCTCTGTCCTAGGCCAGCCCAGGAAGTAGGGATCTTTCAGTCTCCCCACTCAAGGCCAGCCTAAATTTTACTCagttttgaaaaagtaaaactattgTTATACAAATTACATGCTCAGAGTGGAAGAAATGGGAAATGTAAAAACCAGAGTGACATTGCCCTGTCTCAGCCGAAGGGAGCCCCATGGTCACATAGGTCAGGCTGGTCCTGGGAAGCCATGGTCTGCTCTCTGTGCCGTTTGCTCCTTCCACCACCACACCCCGTTCAGCCACTGAACTGCCCTCTTAAGCAAACATGGGAACCACCGTGTGACCTTTTGTGTGTGCTGACTGAAGTGACATCCAGGCTCCTCCACCCTGGAGCAGGTGTCTTCCAGCTGAGTGACGCTCCACGTTTAGGTGGACCACTCATTGCTAGTGGACACTCAGGCACTTGTGAATAATGTGTGAACGTGGTGTGCACATCGGTGTGGATGGGGGTTTTGCTTCTTGGTGGACAGATGTTGAAGAGGGGTTGCTGGACCACATGGTATAAGCTCTGCAGTCAAACTCGGTCACCTGGTTGGTGCTTCTG of the Sciurus carolinensis chromosome 11, mSciCar1.2, whole genome shotgun sequence genome contains:
- the LOC124958494 gene encoding transaldolase yields the protein MSGSPVKRQRMESALDQLKQFTTVVADTGDFHPIDEYKPQDATTNPSLILAAAQMPAYQELVEEAIAYGKKLGAGKCWGPAGPSVSMAWHPS